The proteins below are encoded in one region of Salmo salar chromosome ssa02, Ssal_v3.1, whole genome shotgun sequence:
- the LOC106581009 gene encoding tyrosine-protein phosphatase non-receptor type 23 isoform X1 has translation MEAVPRMPMIWLDLKEAGEFEFSPSVRQFILKNYGENPDSYNEQLKKLETLRQGAVNVTRDFEGCSILRKYFGQLHYLQSRVPLGPGQEAAVPISWTEIFSGKTVTHDDISYEQACILYNLGALHSMLGAMDNRVSEEGMKVSCTHFQCSAGAFSYLRDHFSHNFSVDMSHQILNLNINLMLGQAQECLLEKSMLDNRKSFLVARISAQVVDYYKEACRALENSDTASMLGKIQKDWKKLVQMKISYFASIAHLHMGKQAEEQQKYGERLAYLQSSLDKLSEAIKLAKGQPDSVQEALKFTMDVIGGKFNSAKKDNDFIYHETVPLLETLASVKGAPLVKALPVNPTDPSVTGPDLFAKLVPMAAHEASSLYSEEKAKLLRDIMAKIDSRNETLEQFMDSLGLEPDSVDNLDMYSHIPPVLMEKCAALSVRPDTVKSLIQSMQVLSGVFTDVEASLREIRDVLEEDEAGVRALQEAAGGGPAAELHPQAHAQTLAEIRRDLEKYMEAHEKASFTNTELHRAMNLHISNLRLLGGPLDALRDALPRPQLNQEEVAGLQCMKRILGKVQEMRDQRSTLEKQLRDLIQQDDITSSLVTTERTDMKRLFEEQLKKYEQVKVYIDQNLSAQENILKALTEANVQYASVRKGLAETEHKWNGTVQTLVASYEAYEDLMKKSQEGKEFYEDLETKSSRLLERAKTLCQGREEERKAVLDRETQKNPPSRPTAAKPSLGSKVGSDVDSACSSLEDAELAQINAAILSLGGDLPDELRSLPPDHPSLHSALRPGPEAFLPGANLGGNASLPWPGAPGAPLYTPQFPPNLRPPQFPGPLPAQGFPRGPFTQLPPQQTPVSGYGPPQPQAPQTGGVRPARAPFRPSTTTVDSIQTPIPSYNSAPRHPVPPTVSAGYAVPPQMGVYPQYMTQPGVPMQAPSQVPHQHPQQQYQHPPGQLPPGYQSAPRAMPGPRPQAQQGYPQYMPPQHQPRPPMPPQYQQPYPGQPQPQHGYQPQLPQGYQPQHPQQGYLPQQPSHMIPRGPHPQMPPTSQPMPPVSQPYMQPANQQMPPHPHQQMLPPQQQQMHPNAQQMHPGPHQQMLPNSQPMPPVSQPYLPPTSQPVPPGLHQPMPPASQSHHVHLPQAYLPRGPLPPQGPQMPHPGQPSQHVYQPQLPQGYQPPIMPQSAPQQSQAPQPVAPMTPTMYPTPPGVNGSPGAPPQPTSMGQPRPPPQHMIPPTAGAPPVALRPNVILPSPSPSPSPGPSSLGLAPQRPSPAPTPGGPPSLPSSSSPSTSLFPHQNSITDDLLSSSPESQPGGPKAPANVLQPTKADPQDGERRKKSSQGVRLIQGDPYQAPERVARLCSELERFRSAVESLERPSVDEGGLSPLDARWKELQEGQERDARQLSIAIARCYTMKNRHQDVMPYDCNRVLLRSGKDDYINGSFVEELSPYCPRLIATQAPLSGTAADFWLMVWEQKVSLVVMLVSEQELDKGKVLRYFPTERGQQLAQGPITVTLTTQKTTPTHVERMIGLQYRDQSLKRTVIHLQFTSWPELGLPESKSNLICFIQEVHGYYLHQRPLHTPIVVHCSSGVGRTGALCLLYAAVQELEAGNSIPDLPLLVKKMRQQRKNMLQEKLHLKFCYEAVLKHAEQVLQRHGYLPTAPCSKIPSTATTKPYSRQESQQDIVLGGDMTISSIQATIAKLSIRPPSATDPAMDPVLDIGAPSGLEDQPFTPPTGLPLDRELEPAATPARDPSPNETQPSSFSPPLSSPEKVQSLPPNGVDTTAPSSPPTANNHAVPEMTPDPAPPSGPALNSLELLASLTPEAFSMEGGGCKGKHRVTKQSFLQPAEGQGLHQGPYEEGGDDPLSNLDPLWSLNKN, from the exons GACAGAAATATTTTCTGGGAAAACAGTCACTCATGATGACATCAGCTATGAGCAAGCCTGCATCCTCTACAACCTGG GTGCTCTCCACTCCATGTTGGGAGCCATGGATAACAGGGTGTCCGAAGAG gggATGAAGGTGTCATGTACACACTTCCAGTGCTCCGCGGGGGCCTTCTCCTACCTGAGGGACCACTTCAGCCACAACTTCAGCGTGGACATGAGTCACCAGATCCTTAACCTCAACATCAACCTCATGCTG GGTCAGGCTCAGGAGTGTCTTCTGGAGAAGTCCATGCTGGACAACAGGAAGAGTTTCCTTGTAGCCCGCATCAGTGCTCAG GTGGTGGACTACTATAAGGAGGCGTGCAGGGCTCTGGAGAACTCTGACACAGCCTCCATGCTGGGTAAGATCCAGAAGGACTGGAAGAAACTGGTACAGATGAAGATCTCCTACTTTGCTTCCATCGCCCAT CTGCATATGGGGAAGCAGGCTGAGGAGCAACAGAAATATGGAGAGCGG CTGGCTTACCTGCAGAGCTCCTTAGACAAACTCAGTGAAGCCATCAAGTTGGCCAAG GGTCAGCCGGACAGTGTGCAGGAGGCCTTGAAGTTCACCATGGACGTGATAGGGGGAAA GTTCAACTCTGCCAAGAAAGACAATGACTTCATCTACCATGAGACTGTCCCCTTGTTGGAGACTCTTGCTTCCGTCAAAG GTGCCCCCCTGGTGAAGGCCTTGCCCGTGAACCCAACTGATCCCAGTGTCACAGGACCAGACCTGTTTGCCAAGCTGGTGCCCATGGCTGCCCACGaggcctcctctctctacagcgAAGAGAAGGCCAAGTTGCTACGGGACATCATGGCCAAGATAGACAGCAGGAATGAGACTCTAGA GCAGTTTATGGACTCTCTGGGTCTGGAGCCAGACTCGGTAGATAACCTGGACATGTACAGTCACATCCCCCCTGTACTGATGGAGAAGTGTGCTGCGCTCAGTGTCAGACCAGACACCGTCAAGAGCCTCATTCAGTCCATGCAGG ttctgtctggtgtgttcacGGACGTGGAGGCGTCTCTGAGGGAGATCCGGGACGTGCTGGAGGAGGACGAGGCCGGGGTGCGGGCGCTGCAAGAGGCGGCAGGAGGAGGCCCCGCGGCGGAGCTGCACCCCCAGGCACATGCCCAGACCCTGGCTGAGATCCGCAGGGACCTGGAGAAGTACATGGAGGCCCATGAAAAGGCCAGCTTCACCAACACAGAGCTGCACAGAGCCATGAACCTGCACATCAGTAACCTGAGGCTGCTGGGGGGACCACTGGATGCCCTGAGAGACGCCCTGCCGAGGCCCCAACTCAACCAGG AGGAGGTGGCGGGGCTGCAGTGCATGAAGAGGATCCTGGGTAAGGTGCAGGAGATGAGGGACCAGAGGAGCACCCTGGAGAAACAGCTGCGTGACCTCATCCAGCAGGACGACATCACTTCCTCCCTGGTCACTACCGAGCGCACTGACATGAAG aGGTTGTTTGAGGAGCAGTTGAAGAAGTATGAGCAGGTGAAGGTGTACATCGACCAGAATCTGTCTGCCCAGGAGAACATCCTCAAGGCGCTGACGGAAGCCAACGTGCAATACGCCTCGGTCCGCAAGGGCCTCGCCGAGACGGAACACAA GTGGAACGGCACGGTGCAGACCCTGGTGGCGTCCTACGAGGCTTACGAGGACCTGATGAAGAAGTCCCAGGAGGGGAAGGAGTTCTACGAGGACCTGGAGACCAAGTCCTCCCGCCTGCTGGAGAGAGCTAAGACTCTGTGTCagggcagggaggaggagaggaaggccgTGCTGGACAGGGAGACCCAGAAGAATCCCCCTTCTCGGCCCACGGCAGCCAAACCGTCCCTGGGGTCCAAGGTGGGCTCAGACGTGGACTCTGCCTGTTCTAGTCTGGAGGATGCCGAGCTAGCCCAGATCAACGCTGCTATACTGAGCCTGGGAGGAGACCTGCCTGACGAGCTCCGTAGTCTACCCCCCGACCACCCCTCCCTGCACTCTGCCCTTCGCCCGGGACCTGAGGCTTTCCTTCCTGGTGCCAATCTGGGTGGCAATGCTTCGTTACCCTGGCCAGGGGCGCCTGGGGCACCGCTCTATACCCCTCAGTTCCCCCCAAACCTTCGCCCGCCCCAGTTCCCCGGCCCACTCCCCGCCCAGGGTTTCCCTCGCGGACCCTTCACTCAGCTACCCCCCCAGCAGACACCTGTTTCTGGCTATGGCCCTCCCCAGCCGCAAGCCCCCCAAACTGGGGGAGTCAGGCCTGCCCGTGCCCCTTTCCGTCCCTCCACTACTACAGTAGATAGTATCCAGACCCCCATCCCCAGTTATAACTCAGCCCCACGCCACCCTGTACCACCTACTGTCTCTGCAGGCTACGCTGTTCCCCCACAGATGGGTGTGTACCCACAGTACATGACCCAGCCTGGGGTGCCCATGCAAGCGCCCAGCCAAGTGCCACACCAACATCCACAGCAGCAGTACCAACACCCTCCTGGGCAGCTGCCCCCTGGCTACCAGTCTGCCCCTAGGGCTATGCCCGGGCCCCGACCCCAGGCCCAGCAGGGTTACCCACAGTACATGCCCCCCCAGCACCAGCCCCGGCCACCCATGCCCCCCCAGTATCAGCAGCCATATCCTggtcagccccagccccagcatgGCTACCAGCCCCAGTTACCACAGGGCTATCAGCCTCAACACCCTCAGCAGGGCTACCTGCCCCAACAGCCCTCACACATGATCCCAAGGGGCCCTCACCCACAGATGCCCCCCACTTCCCAGCCCATGCCCCCTGTCTCCCAACCATACATGCAACCTGCCAACCAACAGATGCCCCCGCACCCTCATCAGCAGATGCTACctccccaacaacaacaaatgcATCCCAACGCCCAGCAAATGCACCCAGGCCCTCATCAGCAGATGCTCCCTAACAGCCAGCCGATGCCCCCAGTTTCCCAGCCTTACCTGCCCCCCACCAGCCAGCCCGTGCCCCCTGGCCTGCACCAGCCCATGCCCCCTGCTTCCCAGTCCCATCATGTCCACCTCCCTCAGGCTTACCTGCCCAGGGGCCCCCTCCCACCTCAGGGGCCCCAGATGCCCCACCCTGGTCAACCCTCCCAACATGTCTACCAGCCCCAGTTACCACAGGGCTACCAGCCTCCTATAATGCCTCAATCAGCCCCCCAACAGTCCCAGGCTCCCCAGCCTGTAGCCCCCATGACCCCCACCATGTACCCCACTCCTCCAGGTGTGAACGGCTCTCCTGGAGCCCCACCACAGCCTACCTCTATGGGCCAACCTCGGCCCCCTCCCCAGCACATGATTCCACCAACTGCTGGAGCTCCTCCAGTGGCCCTTCGACCTAACGTCATCCTTCCCtcgccctccccttctccctccccagGCCCCTCTTCACTAGGCCTGGCTCCCCAGAGGCCCTCCCCGGCCCCCACCCCTGGcggtccaccctctctcccttcctcctcatccccctccacctccctcttccCGCACCAGAACTCCATCACAGACGACCTGCTCTCCTCCAGCCCAGAGAGCCAGCCCGGTGGCCCCAAGGCCCCCGCCAACGTCCTCCAACCCACCAAGGCTGACCCTCAGGATGGGGAGCGCCGCAAGAAGAGCTCCCAGGGCGTCCGGCTGATCCAGGGCGACCCGTACCAAGCCCCCGAACGCGTAGCCCGCCTCTGCAGCGAACTCGAACGCTTCCGGTCAGCCGTGGAGTCTCTGGAGCGCCCGTCGGTGGACGAAGGTGGTCTGTCGCCGCTGGATGCCCGCTGGAAGGAGCTCCAGGAGGGGCAGGAGAGGGACGCCAGGCAGCTGTCCATTGCCATCGCTCGCTGCTACACCATGAAGAACCGCCACCAGGACGTGATGCCCTACGACTGTAACCGCGTGCTGCTGCGCTCGGGCAAGGACGACTACATCAACGGCAGCTTTGTGGAGGAGCTGTCGCCCTACTGCCCGCGCCTCATCGCCACGCAGGCGCCGCTGTCGGGCACGGCCGCCGACTTCTGGCTCATGGTGTGGGAGCAGAAGGTTTCGCTGGTGGTCATGCTGGTCTCAGAGCAGGAGTTAGATAAG GGAAAGGTTTTGCGCTATTTCCCGACAGAACGCGGCCAGCAGCTTGCTCAAGGACCAATCACAGTCACCCTGACTACGCAGAAGACCACGCCCACCCATGTGGAGCGAATGATTGGCCTGCAATACCGTGACCAGAGCCTCAAACGCACCGTCATACACCTGCAGTTCACCTCCTGGCCTGAGCT GGGTCTTCCTGAGAGCAAGAGCAATCTGATCTGCTTCATCCAGGAGGTTCATGGATACTACCTGCACCAGAGGCCCTTACACACACCTATTGTTGTGCActgcag CTCTGGCGTGGGGCGTACTGGCGCCCTCTGTCTGCTGTATGCAGCGGTACAGGAGCTGGAGGCAGGGAACAGCATCCCTGACCTACCTCTACTGGTCAAGAAGATGAGGCAGCAGAGGAAGAACATGCTGCAGGAGaag CTCCACCTGAAGTTCTGTTACGAAGCGGTGCTGAAACACGCTGAGCAGGTCCTCCAGAGACACGGCTACCTCCCTACCGCCCCCTGCAGCAAGATacccagcactgctaccaccaag CCTTACTCTCGCCAGGAGTCCCAACAGGACATCGTTCTGGGAGGTGACATGACCATCAGCTCCATTCAGGCCACCATCGCCAAACTCAGCATCCGGCCCCCCAGTGCCACTGACCCAGCCATGGACCCTGTCCTTGACATTGGTGCCCCCTCTGGTCTAGAGGACCAACCCTTCACTCCCCCCACCGGCCTGCCCTTGGATAGAGAGCTAGAGCCAGCCGCCACCCCCGCCCGGGACCCCTCTCCCAACGAGACCCAACCCTCCTCCTTCAGTCCCCCACTCTCCTCCCCAGAGAAGGTTCAGTCCCTACCACCCAATGGTGTGGATACCAccgccccttcctctccccccacAGCCAATAACCATGCGGTTCCAGAGATGACCCCTGATCCAGCCCCTCCCTCTGGCCCGGCCTTGAACTCTCTGGAGCTGCTGGCCTCTCTGACTCCCGAGGCCTTCTCCATGGAGGGTGGTGGGTGCAAGGGGAAGCACCGTGTCACTAAGCAGAGCTTCCTGCAGCCTGCCGAGGGCCAGGGCCTCCACCAGGGGCCCTACGAGGAGGGGGGAGACGACCCCCTGAGCAACCTCGACCCCCTCTGGAGCCTCAACAAGAACTGA
- the LOC106581009 gene encoding tyrosine-protein phosphatase non-receptor type 23 isoform X2, which yields MVWRSGCGREEFILKNYGENPDSYNEQLKKLETLRQGAVNVTRDFEGCSILRKYFGQLHYLQSRVPLGPGQEAAVPISWTEIFSGKTVTHDDISYEQACILYNLGALHSMLGAMDNRVSEEGMKVSCTHFQCSAGAFSYLRDHFSHNFSVDMSHQILNLNINLMLGQAQECLLEKSMLDNRKSFLVARISAQVVDYYKEACRALENSDTASMLGKIQKDWKKLVQMKISYFASIAHLHMGKQAEEQQKYGERLAYLQSSLDKLSEAIKLAKGQPDSVQEALKFTMDVIGGKFNSAKKDNDFIYHETVPLLETLASVKGAPLVKALPVNPTDPSVTGPDLFAKLVPMAAHEASSLYSEEKAKLLRDIMAKIDSRNETLEQFMDSLGLEPDSVDNLDMYSHIPPVLMEKCAALSVRPDTVKSLIQSMQVLSGVFTDVEASLREIRDVLEEDEAGVRALQEAAGGGPAAELHPQAHAQTLAEIRRDLEKYMEAHEKASFTNTELHRAMNLHISNLRLLGGPLDALRDALPRPQLNQEEVAGLQCMKRILGKVQEMRDQRSTLEKQLRDLIQQDDITSSLVTTERTDMKRLFEEQLKKYEQVKVYIDQNLSAQENILKALTEANVQYASVRKGLAETEHKWNGTVQTLVASYEAYEDLMKKSQEGKEFYEDLETKSSRLLERAKTLCQGREEERKAVLDRETQKNPPSRPTAAKPSLGSKVGSDVDSACSSLEDAELAQINAAILSLGGDLPDELRSLPPDHPSLHSALRPGPEAFLPGANLGGNASLPWPGAPGAPLYTPQFPPNLRPPQFPGPLPAQGFPRGPFTQLPPQQTPVSGYGPPQPQAPQTGGVRPARAPFRPSTTTVDSIQTPIPSYNSAPRHPVPPTVSAGYAVPPQMGVYPQYMTQPGVPMQAPSQVPHQHPQQQYQHPPGQLPPGYQSAPRAMPGPRPQAQQGYPQYMPPQHQPRPPMPPQYQQPYPGQPQPQHGYQPQLPQGYQPQHPQQGYLPQQPSHMIPRGPHPQMPPTSQPMPPVSQPYMQPANQQMPPHPHQQMLPPQQQQMHPNAQQMHPGPHQQMLPNSQPMPPVSQPYLPPTSQPVPPGLHQPMPPASQSHHVHLPQAYLPRGPLPPQGPQMPHPGQPSQHVYQPQLPQGYQPPIMPQSAPQQSQAPQPVAPMTPTMYPTPPGVNGSPGAPPQPTSMGQPRPPPQHMIPPTAGAPPVALRPNVILPSPSPSPSPGPSSLGLAPQRPSPAPTPGGPPSLPSSSSPSTSLFPHQNSITDDLLSSSPESQPGGPKAPANVLQPTKADPQDGERRKKSSQGVRLIQGDPYQAPERVARLCSELERFRSAVESLERPSVDEGGLSPLDARWKELQEGQERDARQLSIAIARCYTMKNRHQDVMPYDCNRVLLRSGKDDYINGSFVEELSPYCPRLIATQAPLSGTAADFWLMVWEQKVSLVVMLVSEQELDKGKVLRYFPTERGQQLAQGPITVTLTTQKTTPTHVERMIGLQYRDQSLKRTVIHLQFTSWPELGLPESKSNLICFIQEVHGYYLHQRPLHTPIVVHCSSGVGRTGALCLLYAAVQELEAGNSIPDLPLLVKKMRQQRKNMLQEKLHLKFCYEAVLKHAEQVLQRHGYLPTAPCSKIPSTATTKPYSRQESQQDIVLGGDMTISSIQATIAKLSIRPPSATDPAMDPVLDIGAPSGLEDQPFTPPTGLPLDRELEPAATPARDPSPNETQPSSFSPPLSSPEKVQSLPPNGVDTTAPSSPPTANNHAVPEMTPDPAPPSGPALNSLELLASLTPEAFSMEGGGCKGKHRVTKQSFLQPAEGQGLHQGPYEEGGDDPLSNLDPLWSLNKN from the exons GACAGAAATATTTTCTGGGAAAACAGTCACTCATGATGACATCAGCTATGAGCAAGCCTGCATCCTCTACAACCTGG GTGCTCTCCACTCCATGTTGGGAGCCATGGATAACAGGGTGTCCGAAGAG gggATGAAGGTGTCATGTACACACTTCCAGTGCTCCGCGGGGGCCTTCTCCTACCTGAGGGACCACTTCAGCCACAACTTCAGCGTGGACATGAGTCACCAGATCCTTAACCTCAACATCAACCTCATGCTG GGTCAGGCTCAGGAGTGTCTTCTGGAGAAGTCCATGCTGGACAACAGGAAGAGTTTCCTTGTAGCCCGCATCAGTGCTCAG GTGGTGGACTACTATAAGGAGGCGTGCAGGGCTCTGGAGAACTCTGACACAGCCTCCATGCTGGGTAAGATCCAGAAGGACTGGAAGAAACTGGTACAGATGAAGATCTCCTACTTTGCTTCCATCGCCCAT CTGCATATGGGGAAGCAGGCTGAGGAGCAACAGAAATATGGAGAGCGG CTGGCTTACCTGCAGAGCTCCTTAGACAAACTCAGTGAAGCCATCAAGTTGGCCAAG GGTCAGCCGGACAGTGTGCAGGAGGCCTTGAAGTTCACCATGGACGTGATAGGGGGAAA GTTCAACTCTGCCAAGAAAGACAATGACTTCATCTACCATGAGACTGTCCCCTTGTTGGAGACTCTTGCTTCCGTCAAAG GTGCCCCCCTGGTGAAGGCCTTGCCCGTGAACCCAACTGATCCCAGTGTCACAGGACCAGACCTGTTTGCCAAGCTGGTGCCCATGGCTGCCCACGaggcctcctctctctacagcgAAGAGAAGGCCAAGTTGCTACGGGACATCATGGCCAAGATAGACAGCAGGAATGAGACTCTAGA GCAGTTTATGGACTCTCTGGGTCTGGAGCCAGACTCGGTAGATAACCTGGACATGTACAGTCACATCCCCCCTGTACTGATGGAGAAGTGTGCTGCGCTCAGTGTCAGACCAGACACCGTCAAGAGCCTCATTCAGTCCATGCAGG ttctgtctggtgtgttcacGGACGTGGAGGCGTCTCTGAGGGAGATCCGGGACGTGCTGGAGGAGGACGAGGCCGGGGTGCGGGCGCTGCAAGAGGCGGCAGGAGGAGGCCCCGCGGCGGAGCTGCACCCCCAGGCACATGCCCAGACCCTGGCTGAGATCCGCAGGGACCTGGAGAAGTACATGGAGGCCCATGAAAAGGCCAGCTTCACCAACACAGAGCTGCACAGAGCCATGAACCTGCACATCAGTAACCTGAGGCTGCTGGGGGGACCACTGGATGCCCTGAGAGACGCCCTGCCGAGGCCCCAACTCAACCAGG AGGAGGTGGCGGGGCTGCAGTGCATGAAGAGGATCCTGGGTAAGGTGCAGGAGATGAGGGACCAGAGGAGCACCCTGGAGAAACAGCTGCGTGACCTCATCCAGCAGGACGACATCACTTCCTCCCTGGTCACTACCGAGCGCACTGACATGAAG aGGTTGTTTGAGGAGCAGTTGAAGAAGTATGAGCAGGTGAAGGTGTACATCGACCAGAATCTGTCTGCCCAGGAGAACATCCTCAAGGCGCTGACGGAAGCCAACGTGCAATACGCCTCGGTCCGCAAGGGCCTCGCCGAGACGGAACACAA GTGGAACGGCACGGTGCAGACCCTGGTGGCGTCCTACGAGGCTTACGAGGACCTGATGAAGAAGTCCCAGGAGGGGAAGGAGTTCTACGAGGACCTGGAGACCAAGTCCTCCCGCCTGCTGGAGAGAGCTAAGACTCTGTGTCagggcagggaggaggagaggaaggccgTGCTGGACAGGGAGACCCAGAAGAATCCCCCTTCTCGGCCCACGGCAGCCAAACCGTCCCTGGGGTCCAAGGTGGGCTCAGACGTGGACTCTGCCTGTTCTAGTCTGGAGGATGCCGAGCTAGCCCAGATCAACGCTGCTATACTGAGCCTGGGAGGAGACCTGCCTGACGAGCTCCGTAGTCTACCCCCCGACCACCCCTCCCTGCACTCTGCCCTTCGCCCGGGACCTGAGGCTTTCCTTCCTGGTGCCAATCTGGGTGGCAATGCTTCGTTACCCTGGCCAGGGGCGCCTGGGGCACCGCTCTATACCCCTCAGTTCCCCCCAAACCTTCGCCCGCCCCAGTTCCCCGGCCCACTCCCCGCCCAGGGTTTCCCTCGCGGACCCTTCACTCAGCTACCCCCCCAGCAGACACCTGTTTCTGGCTATGGCCCTCCCCAGCCGCAAGCCCCCCAAACTGGGGGAGTCAGGCCTGCCCGTGCCCCTTTCCGTCCCTCCACTACTACAGTAGATAGTATCCAGACCCCCATCCCCAGTTATAACTCAGCCCCACGCCACCCTGTACCACCTACTGTCTCTGCAGGCTACGCTGTTCCCCCACAGATGGGTGTGTACCCACAGTACATGACCCAGCCTGGGGTGCCCATGCAAGCGCCCAGCCAAGTGCCACACCAACATCCACAGCAGCAGTACCAACACCCTCCTGGGCAGCTGCCCCCTGGCTACCAGTCTGCCCCTAGGGCTATGCCCGGGCCCCGACCCCAGGCCCAGCAGGGTTACCCACAGTACATGCCCCCCCAGCACCAGCCCCGGCCACCCATGCCCCCCCAGTATCAGCAGCCATATCCTggtcagccccagccccagcatgGCTACCAGCCCCAGTTACCACAGGGCTATCAGCCTCAACACCCTCAGCAGGGCTACCTGCCCCAACAGCCCTCACACATGATCCCAAGGGGCCCTCACCCACAGATGCCCCCCACTTCCCAGCCCATGCCCCCTGTCTCCCAACCATACATGCAACCTGCCAACCAACAGATGCCCCCGCACCCTCATCAGCAGATGCTACctccccaacaacaacaaatgcATCCCAACGCCCAGCAAATGCACCCAGGCCCTCATCAGCAGATGCTCCCTAACAGCCAGCCGATGCCCCCAGTTTCCCAGCCTTACCTGCCCCCCACCAGCCAGCCCGTGCCCCCTGGCCTGCACCAGCCCATGCCCCCTGCTTCCCAGTCCCATCATGTCCACCTCCCTCAGGCTTACCTGCCCAGGGGCCCCCTCCCACCTCAGGGGCCCCAGATGCCCCACCCTGGTCAACCCTCCCAACATGTCTACCAGCCCCAGTTACCACAGGGCTACCAGCCTCCTATAATGCCTCAATCAGCCCCCCAACAGTCCCAGGCTCCCCAGCCTGTAGCCCCCATGACCCCCACCATGTACCCCACTCCTCCAGGTGTGAACGGCTCTCCTGGAGCCCCACCACAGCCTACCTCTATGGGCCAACCTCGGCCCCCTCCCCAGCACATGATTCCACCAACTGCTGGAGCTCCTCCAGTGGCCCTTCGACCTAACGTCATCCTTCCCtcgccctccccttctccctccccagGCCCCTCTTCACTAGGCCTGGCTCCCCAGAGGCCCTCCCCGGCCCCCACCCCTGGcggtccaccctctctcccttcctcctcatccccctccacctccctcttccCGCACCAGAACTCCATCACAGACGACCTGCTCTCCTCCAGCCCAGAGAGCCAGCCCGGTGGCCCCAAGGCCCCCGCCAACGTCCTCCAACCCACCAAGGCTGACCCTCAGGATGGGGAGCGCCGCAAGAAGAGCTCCCAGGGCGTCCGGCTGATCCAGGGCGACCCGTACCAAGCCCCCGAACGCGTAGCCCGCCTCTGCAGCGAACTCGAACGCTTCCGGTCAGCCGTGGAGTCTCTGGAGCGCCCGTCGGTGGACGAAGGTGGTCTGTCGCCGCTGGATGCCCGCTGGAAGGAGCTCCAGGAGGGGCAGGAGAGGGACGCCAGGCAGCTGTCCATTGCCATCGCTCGCTGCTACACCATGAAGAACCGCCACCAGGACGTGATGCCCTACGACTGTAACCGCGTGCTGCTGCGCTCGGGCAAGGACGACTACATCAACGGCAGCTTTGTGGAGGAGCTGTCGCCCTACTGCCCGCGCCTCATCGCCACGCAGGCGCCGCTGTCGGGCACGGCCGCCGACTTCTGGCTCATGGTGTGGGAGCAGAAGGTTTCGCTGGTGGTCATGCTGGTCTCAGAGCAGGAGTTAGATAAG GGAAAGGTTTTGCGCTATTTCCCGACAGAACGCGGCCAGCAGCTTGCTCAAGGACCAATCACAGTCACCCTGACTACGCAGAAGACCACGCCCACCCATGTGGAGCGAATGATTGGCCTGCAATACCGTGACCAGAGCCTCAAACGCACCGTCATACACCTGCAGTTCACCTCCTGGCCTGAGCT GGGTCTTCCTGAGAGCAAGAGCAATCTGATCTGCTTCATCCAGGAGGTTCATGGATACTACCTGCACCAGAGGCCCTTACACACACCTATTGTTGTGCActgcag CTCTGGCGTGGGGCGTACTGGCGCCCTCTGTCTGCTGTATGCAGCGGTACAGGAGCTGGAGGCAGGGAACAGCATCCCTGACCTACCTCTACTGGTCAAGAAGATGAGGCAGCAGAGGAAGAACATGCTGCAGGAGaag CTCCACCTGAAGTTCTGTTACGAAGCGGTGCTGAAACACGCTGAGCAGGTCCTCCAGAGACACGGCTACCTCCCTACCGCCCCCTGCAGCAAGATacccagcactgctaccaccaag CCTTACTCTCGCCAGGAGTCCCAACAGGACATCGTTCTGGGAGGTGACATGACCATCAGCTCCATTCAGGCCACCATCGCCAAACTCAGCATCCGGCCCCCCAGTGCCACTGACCCAGCCATGGACCCTGTCCTTGACATTGGTGCCCCCTCTGGTCTAGAGGACCAACCCTTCACTCCCCCCACCGGCCTGCCCTTGGATAGAGAGCTAGAGCCAGCCGCCACCCCCGCCCGGGACCCCTCTCCCAACGAGACCCAACCCTCCTCCTTCAGTCCCCCACTCTCCTCCCCAGAGAAGGTTCAGTCCCTACCACCCAATGGTGTGGATACCAccgccccttcctctccccccacAGCCAATAACCATGCGGTTCCAGAGATGACCCCTGATCCAGCCCCTCCCTCTGGCCCGGCCTTGAACTCTCTGGAGCTGCTGGCCTCTCTGACTCCCGAGGCCTTCTCCATGGAGGGTGGTGGGTGCAAGGGGAAGCACCGTGTCACTAAGCAGAGCTTCCTGCAGCCTGCCGAGGGCCAGGGCCTCCACCAGGGGCCCTACGAGGAGGGGGGAGACGACCCCCTGAGCAACCTCGACCCCCTCTGGAGCCTCAACAAGAACTGA